The following proteins are encoded in a genomic region of Triticum dicoccoides isolate Atlit2015 ecotype Zavitan chromosome 1B, WEW_v2.0, whole genome shotgun sequence:
- the LOC119302078 gene encoding uncharacterized protein LOC119302078, which yields MPSTPSMAPDPLNNASNSSYMLLRVLFFRLVLGLQVESSISMEIIAFWLWLQQGNGQVGYLQHIYSLGDNHFRAIVSSAKRFLEVLHFAFGGSEARSIARSDFQNQAIEGISLYLNTICYEALEDLRERIEMNFVRNKMTYLRQEAYGQSRTDQVPTASSMTDLYQEAYGESSHEQIPNISMTDLTKRPMENHRMNIFLIARNTFLPRSRLCMLTIRSIMEKAQVLEISVFKQVKCVMEKAQIQEISILKQVVCSTMIQRTKYMIISQPPIWSHCWIS from the exons ATGCCTTCGACACCTTCCATGGCACCAGATCCACTGAATAATGCTTCAAATTCTTCCTATATGCTACTTCGAGTGTTGTTCTTTCGTTTGGTCCTTGGTCTTCAAGTTGAGTCTTCCATTTCCATGGAGATAATTGCCTTTTGGTTGTGGCTCCAACAAGGGAATGGCCAAGTTGGTTACCTTCAGCACATATACTCTCTTGGTGACAACCATTTTCGCGCAATTGTTTCTTCTGCAAAACGTTTTCTGGAAGTTCTCCATTTTGCATTCGGTGGTTCAGAGGCCAGATCTATAGCAAGAAGTGACTTTCAGAACCAAGCTATTGAAGGAATTTCTCTCTACCTCAATACTATCTGTTATGAGGCCTTAGAAGATCTTCGAGAAAGGATAGAGATGAATTTTGTCCGTAATAAGATGACATACCTGCGCCAAGAAGCCTATGGACAGTCCAGGACTGATCAGGTTCCTACTGCAAGCTCG ATGACAGATCTATACCAAGAGGCCTATGGAGAATCATCGCATGAACAGATTCCTAATATCTCA ATGACAGATCTTACCAAGAGGCCTATGGAGAATCATCGCATGAACATATTCCTAATAGCTCG AAACACCTTCTTACCAAGATCAAGGCTTTGTATGCTAACAATCCGAAGCATCATGGAGAAGGCACAAGTTCTAGAAATATCCGTGTTCAAACAAGTCAAATGCGTCATGGAGAAGGCTCAAATTCAAGAAatatccatcctcaaacaagtcgtATGCTCCACCATGATACAGAGGACGAAGTATATGATTATCAGCCAACCTCCCATTTGGTCACATTGTTGGATAAGTTGA